One window of the Streptomyces asoensis genome contains the following:
- a CDS encoding exonuclease domain-containing protein, with product MSWHLEHMAALDFEASDKDADTARIVTCALILGGLGRTPDIRTWLLNPGIPMEPGAIAVHKITDEYAAEHGQPAEQGVGEIAKAIAEVVAAGIPLVGHNLGGYDLNLLDRECRRHLGDSLEGIVREPLRVIDTMVLDRQVAPFRKRVSETQGPYQMRTTAETYGLPWDEEQAHGAEYDAFMSARAAYQMGVIAHTPYRERPAWVQALRTNRFNSLRDLTVEELHARQVQWYWEDAVRYQAWLRNEAKAKEKYDPEAVIPGEWPLRPVPAQREAGEEL from the coding sequence GTGAGCTGGCACCTCGAGCACATGGCCGCCCTCGACTTCGAGGCCAGCGACAAAGACGCCGACACCGCCCGCATCGTCACCTGCGCCCTCATCCTCGGCGGCCTCGGCCGCACCCCCGACATCCGCACCTGGCTCCTCAACCCCGGTATCCCGATGGAGCCCGGCGCCATCGCAGTCCACAAGATCACCGACGAGTACGCCGCCGAACACGGCCAGCCCGCAGAGCAGGGCGTCGGCGAGATCGCGAAGGCCATCGCCGAAGTCGTCGCCGCCGGCATCCCGCTGGTTGGCCACAACCTGGGCGGCTACGACCTCAACCTCCTCGACCGCGAGTGCCGCCGCCACCTCGGTGACAGCCTCGAAGGCATCGTCCGCGAGCCGCTGCGGGTGATCGACACGATGGTCCTCGACCGGCAGGTCGCCCCGTTCCGCAAGCGCGTCTCGGAGACGCAGGGCCCGTACCAGATGCGGACCACCGCGGAGACGTACGGACTGCCCTGGGACGAGGAGCAGGCGCACGGCGCCGAGTACGACGCGTTCATGTCAGCGCGGGCCGCGTACCAGATGGGCGTCATCGCGCACACCCCGTACCGGGAGCGCCCCGCGTGGGTGCAGGCGCTGCGCACGAACCGCTTCAACTCGCTGCGGGACCTCACGGTCGAGGAGCTCCACGCGCGGCAGGTCCAGTGGTACTGGGAGGACGCCGTCCGGTACCAGGCCTGGCTGCGCAACGAGGCGAAGGCCAAGGAGAAGTACGACCCGGAGGCCGTGATCCCCGGCGAGTGGCCGCTGCGCCCGGTGCCCGCCCAGCGCGAGGCGGGTGAGGAGTTGTGA
- a CDS encoding WhiB family transcriptional regulator: MTRLNYNTHDTEPGRAWLTQALCVRPDMAKYRHLFFPHPGEKAKAEAAKQICASCPVRIACLEDALAEEGGRGHENRHGIRGGMAPRARRNRYEHLRRMRQQEEQRTEATT; encoded by the coding sequence ATGACACGCCTCAACTACAACACCCACGACACCGAACCCGGCCGCGCCTGGCTCACCCAAGCACTCTGCGTCCGGCCCGACATGGCGAAGTACCGCCACCTGTTCTTCCCCCACCCCGGAGAGAAGGCCAAGGCCGAGGCCGCCAAGCAGATCTGCGCCTCATGCCCCGTCCGGATCGCCTGCCTCGAAGACGCGCTCGCCGAGGAAGGCGGACGCGGACACGAGAACCGGCACGGCATCCGAGGCGGGATGGCCCCGCGCGCCCGCCGCAACCGGTACGAGCACCTGCGCCGGATGCGGCAGCAGGAAGAGCAGCGAACCGAGGCGACGACGTGA
- a CDS encoding AAA family ATPase yields MSNVRHLAPDQADHDGLNRTSPHDAEAEEYVVGIVMHSKQAYDECALLITRDDLYKPAHQLIWDTAAGLHATGQHCHPALVRAELEKQGQLHRVEGGALVYRLGTDTITPGMAAAFAERIAETARQRRYDAHSTLLKTAIDRKADGDELAALVADFQQAETLRENTGRGPSHLVASLLNWGTFFATDFGAIQLLPGKLMGPGQQITLVGDGKAGKSLFCQEWMWRMATGQPFLGDAPQDPVRILYLDAENGQEQVQERFLSFGAGPRNMGELRYASFPPIRPLDTAGGGADLLALVKATGAELVVIDTVSRFIGGPENDADTWLSLYRHTLLPLKRDRIASVRLDHFGKDKDRGGRGSSAKTQDVDHVWELTAQGGGTLALKRTHTRTGIGPEQFTLLRQAQRDGDNWAVGGTRHVVMTWETEPGEPHGMAAIPGTVEHIIAALDRAGLPNDAGNRAARDKLAELRVPGGNNKIADAIRRRKARSEMPGIDVSPERSPTPSQTAFPETFPGTHPGTHKTPGQTFPGTPPETPGTPPVPHVPPSKRGNGEGTPERPASEEPLCTICTRPMTTDWANRGYDTHLGCDPATGSHPDRPTHPDTDTETRHTA; encoded by the coding sequence GTGAGCAACGTCCGCCACCTTGCGCCAGACCAGGCGGACCACGACGGCCTCAATCGCACCAGCCCCCACGACGCGGAGGCCGAAGAGTACGTCGTCGGCATCGTCATGCACTCGAAGCAGGCCTACGACGAGTGCGCGCTCCTCATCACCCGCGACGACCTTTACAAGCCCGCCCACCAGCTCATCTGGGACACCGCTGCGGGCCTGCACGCCACCGGCCAGCACTGCCACCCCGCCCTCGTCCGCGCCGAACTCGAGAAGCAGGGCCAGCTCCACCGCGTCGAAGGCGGCGCCCTCGTCTACCGGCTCGGCACCGACACCATCACCCCCGGCATGGCCGCCGCGTTCGCCGAGCGCATCGCCGAGACCGCACGGCAGCGCCGCTACGACGCCCACTCCACCCTCCTCAAGACGGCGATCGACCGGAAGGCAGACGGCGACGAACTCGCCGCCCTCGTCGCCGACTTCCAGCAGGCCGAGACCCTCCGCGAGAACACCGGCCGCGGCCCCTCCCACCTCGTCGCCAGCCTCCTCAACTGGGGCACGTTCTTCGCCACCGACTTCGGCGCGATCCAGCTCCTGCCCGGCAAGCTCATGGGACCGGGCCAGCAGATCACCCTCGTCGGCGACGGCAAGGCCGGCAAGTCCCTGTTCTGCCAGGAGTGGATGTGGCGCATGGCCACCGGCCAGCCCTTCCTCGGCGACGCCCCGCAGGACCCGGTGCGCATCCTCTACCTCGACGCGGAGAACGGTCAGGAGCAGGTCCAGGAACGGTTCCTGTCGTTCGGCGCCGGGCCGCGGAACATGGGCGAACTCCGGTACGCGTCGTTCCCGCCGATCCGCCCCCTCGACACCGCGGGCGGCGGCGCCGACCTCCTCGCCCTGGTGAAAGCCACCGGCGCCGAACTCGTCGTCATCGACACCGTCAGCCGGTTCATCGGCGGCCCCGAGAACGACGCCGACACCTGGCTGTCCCTCTACCGGCACACGCTGCTGCCCCTCAAGCGCGACCGCATCGCGAGTGTGCGCCTCGACCACTTCGGCAAGGACAAGGACCGCGGCGGCCGAGGCTCCTCCGCCAAAACGCAGGACGTCGACCACGTGTGGGAACTCACCGCGCAGGGCGGCGGCACCCTCGCCCTCAAGCGGACCCACACCCGCACCGGCATCGGCCCCGAACAGTTCACCCTGCTCCGCCAGGCGCAGCGCGACGGCGACAACTGGGCCGTCGGCGGCACCCGCCACGTCGTCATGACGTGGGAGACCGAGCCCGGCGAGCCGCACGGCATGGCCGCCATCCCCGGCACCGTCGAGCACATCATCGCCGCCCTCGACCGCGCCGGCCTGCCCAACGACGCGGGCAACCGGGCTGCGCGGGACAAGCTCGCCGAGCTCCGCGTACCGGGCGGTAATAACAAGATCGCTGACGCCATCCGACGCCGCAAAGCACGGTCCGAAATGCCAGGTATCGACGTTTCCCCGGAGCGTTCCCCGACCCCCTCCCAAACAGCGTTCCCGGAAACGTTTCCCGGAACGCACCCCGGAACACACAAAACCCCAGGTCAGACGTTTCCCGGAACGCCCCCGGAAACACCCGGAACGCCCCCCGTTCCCCACGTTCCCCCCTCGAAGAGGGGGAACGGGGAGGGAACCCCGGAACGGCCAGCCTCAGAAGAACCCCTCTGCACCATCTGCACCCGACCCATGACCACCGACTGGGCCAACCGCGGATACGACACCCACCTCGGCTGCGACCCCGCCACCGGCAGCCACCCCGACCGACCCACACACCCCGACACCGACACCGAAACGAGGCACACCGCATGA
- a CDS encoding YqaJ viral recombinase family protein, producing the protein MTTSAPVGASAPAAGRRVTPTGRLILPATADRADWLTARRSGIGSSDVPGILGLIEQKPPIKVYYDKLGFDVDDAGEAAYWGTANEENVARRWAMQSRSVIRRVGLVAHDTHPHWMTTLDRRVTECPLSEDEQAPCALEVKTRSAFKAAQWHAGAPDDVTAQVLWQIIVNGYEHMHYAVLIGGNEYHQGVIRADQYTDVMADITTAVDKFWTEHVQAEVPPAPSGDGEAVAKMFRRLHPTRSGAVDIDRHDDALDALLDYGTHQRAEAKAKKAKAAAKARMIAALGDAQSALIGGERAYSLEPSQAAPKVDLELMAERFPDAYAACVAPNPTERIDIAKQYKGEI; encoded by the coding sequence ATGACAACGTCCGCGCCGGTCGGGGCCTCGGCCCCGGCCGCCGGCCGCCGGGTAACACCGACCGGCCGCCTCATCCTCCCCGCCACCGCCGACCGCGCCGACTGGCTCACCGCCCGCCGCTCCGGCATCGGCTCCAGCGACGTCCCCGGCATCCTCGGCCTCATCGAGCAGAAGCCCCCAATCAAGGTCTACTACGACAAGCTCGGCTTCGACGTCGACGACGCAGGCGAAGCCGCCTACTGGGGCACCGCCAACGAAGAGAACGTCGCCCGCCGCTGGGCCATGCAGTCCCGCTCCGTCATCCGCCGCGTCGGCCTCGTCGCCCACGACACCCACCCGCACTGGATGACCACCCTCGACCGGCGCGTCACCGAGTGCCCCCTGTCCGAGGACGAGCAGGCACCCTGTGCCCTCGAAGTGAAGACCCGGTCCGCGTTCAAGGCCGCGCAGTGGCACGCCGGAGCACCCGACGACGTCACCGCCCAGGTGCTGTGGCAGATCATCGTCAACGGCTACGAGCACATGCACTACGCCGTCCTCATCGGCGGCAACGAGTACCACCAGGGCGTCATCCGCGCCGACCAGTACACCGACGTGATGGCCGACATCACCACCGCGGTCGACAAGTTCTGGACCGAGCACGTGCAAGCCGAGGTCCCGCCCGCCCCGTCGGGGGACGGCGAAGCGGTCGCCAAGATGTTCCGCCGCCTTCACCCCACCCGCTCCGGCGCAGTCGACATCGACCGCCACGACGACGCCCTCGACGCGCTCCTCGACTACGGCACCCACCAGCGCGCCGAAGCCAAGGCGAAGAAGGCGAAGGCCGCAGCAAAGGCCCGCATGATCGCCGCCCTCGGCGACGCGCAGTCCGCGCTGATCGGCGGCGAGCGCGCCTACTCCCTGGAGCCCAGCCAGGCCGCACCGAAGGTCGACCTCGAGCTGATGGCCGAGCGGTTCCCGGACGCCTACGCCGCGTGCGTGGCCCCGAACCCGACCGAACGCATCGACATCGCCAAGCAGTACAAGGGGGAGATCTGA
- a CDS encoding DUF2303 family protein: MTNTDNAQVIVDTALRSAQPVVLDPGKVHAFNTPTGVKTIDLTGPEHTGTPPRKQGTTTVRDAESFLAYWTKHHDDNSEVYADSERLTVTAVLDAHTPNGARWSGHRLHLALRETTAWQQWRRCDGQLMKQEEFAEFLEDHLPELLEPSSAEMLEIAQSFQAAVKVDFQSATRLSSGQRQFQFVETQTTKAGQKGQLVVPETFVIGLVPFEGSEGYRLTARLRHRIGQNGLTLGYKLERPGEIRDQAFADVVKAIGEQIDSPVMNGAPA; the protein is encoded by the coding sequence ATGACCAACACCGACAACGCACAGGTCATCGTCGACACCGCGCTCCGCTCCGCGCAGCCCGTCGTACTCGACCCCGGCAAAGTCCACGCCTTCAACACCCCCACCGGCGTGAAGACGATCGACCTCACCGGACCCGAGCACACCGGCACCCCGCCCCGCAAGCAAGGCACCACCACCGTCCGCGACGCCGAGTCCTTCCTCGCCTACTGGACCAAGCACCACGACGACAACTCGGAGGTGTACGCCGACAGCGAGCGCCTCACCGTCACCGCCGTCCTCGACGCCCACACCCCCAACGGCGCCCGCTGGTCCGGCCACCGCCTCCACCTCGCCCTGCGCGAGACCACCGCGTGGCAGCAGTGGCGGCGCTGCGACGGCCAGCTGATGAAGCAGGAGGAGTTCGCCGAGTTCCTTGAGGACCACCTCCCCGAGCTGCTGGAGCCGTCGTCCGCCGAGATGCTGGAGATCGCCCAGTCCTTCCAGGCCGCGGTGAAGGTCGACTTCCAGTCCGCGACCCGACTGAGCAGCGGGCAGCGGCAGTTCCAGTTCGTCGAGACCCAGACCACGAAGGCCGGCCAGAAGGGACAGCTGGTCGTCCCCGAGACGTTCGTCATCGGCCTCGTCCCCTTCGAAGGCAGCGAGGGCTACCGGCTCACCGCCCGCCTCCGCCACCGCATCGGCCAGAACGGACTCACCCTCGGCTACAAGCTGGAGCGCCCCGGCGAGATCCGCGACCAGGCGTTCGCCGACGTCGTCAAGGCGATCGGCGAGCAGATCGACAGCCCGGTCATGAACGGCGCACCGGCGTGA
- a CDS encoding ERF family protein: MGLRENAASAAGRTQPAEQQDDLQLPDGYVDQFPAPDPMADYEPGTEDPDMVPVGVAWLRVRRDIRAIGKGELYNQSGTRFNFRGVDTVVNVFGPVTLKHGVHVMSSKVEATYSTKNTKSGGTMRECSVVVTWTVMGPMGDSFTLQTMGEALDTADKATTKAQSVALRTLLLGFGLTPTHDTEPDLDRIERGIEAPARSAESYRDEILDPKTSAARIQQIGYEVSNLRMLNAQVANENGDMETLDSLGPRIYKERVGGGA; the protein is encoded by the coding sequence ATGGGACTGCGAGAGAACGCAGCCTCGGCCGCAGGCCGCACCCAGCCCGCTGAGCAGCAGGACGACTTGCAGCTCCCGGACGGGTACGTGGACCAGTTCCCGGCGCCGGACCCGATGGCCGACTACGAGCCCGGCACCGAAGACCCGGACATGGTGCCCGTCGGCGTCGCCTGGCTCCGCGTCCGCCGCGACATCCGCGCCATCGGCAAGGGCGAGTTGTACAACCAGTCCGGCACCCGCTTCAACTTCCGTGGCGTCGACACCGTCGTCAACGTTTTTGGCCCGGTCACGCTGAAGCACGGCGTGCACGTCATGTCCTCCAAGGTCGAAGCCACATACAGCACCAAGAACACCAAGTCCGGCGGCACGATGCGTGAGTGCTCCGTCGTCGTGACCTGGACCGTCATGGGCCCGATGGGGGACAGCTTCACCCTCCAGACCATGGGCGAGGCCCTGGACACCGCGGACAAAGCCACGACGAAAGCGCAGTCCGTCGCGCTGCGAACGCTGCTGCTGGGCTTCGGCCTGACGCCGACGCACGACACGGAACCGGACCTGGACCGGATCGAGCGCGGGATCGAGGCGCCGGCCCGGTCGGCGGAGTCGTACCGCGACGAGATCCTCGACCCGAAGACGTCGGCTGCGCGGATCCAGCAGATCGGCTACGAGGTCTCGAACCTGCGGATGCTGAACGCGCAGGTCGCCAACGAGAACGGCGACATGGAGACGCTCGACAGTCTCGGCCCGCGCATCTACAAGGAGCGCGTCGGGGGTGGCGCGTGA